The genomic stretch CACCGCCGCGCGCGTGCTGCCGTCGGCCTCCACCACCGTACGCAGGCTGCGTGCCTGCGGGTGTTGCAGGTAGCGGAAACGCGCCCAGTCGCGCGGCGCGCCGGCCGGCCCGGAGATGCATTCGTAGATCGCCCGCACGATCGTCGGGATGTCCTGCGTGTCCTGCCACCACTGCGGGTTCGTCGCTTGCTGCATGGCTCGCTCCTGTGCGTGGACGCCCATCATGCTGCGCACGGTGTCAACGGAAGTGGAAGGGCCACGCGGCATACTCGGCACGATTTTCGCCACGGGCCGACGCCATCGAAACGACCTCCGCCCTCGACGTGTTCCGTGCGTTCCTTCGCCTGGGGCTGGTCTCCTTCGGCGGGCCGATCGCGCATCTGGGCTATTTCCGCGAGGAATTCGTCGTGCGCCGGCGCTGGCTGGACGACGAACGGTACGCGCAGCTGCTGGCGATCTGCCAGTTCCTGCCCGGCCCGGCGAGCAGCCAGATGGGTTTCGCGATCGGCCTGCTGCGCGCGGGATGGCGCGGCGCGCTGGCGGCGTTCGTCGGCTTCACCCTGCCCTCGGCGCTGCTGATGTTCGGCTTCGCGTCGGTGTCGGCCCGGCTGGACCGCGGCCTCGGCGCGGCCGTCGTCCACGGGTTGAAGCTGGTCGCGGTGGCGGTGGTCGCGCACGGTCTGCTCGGCATGGCACGGCAGATGACGCCGGATGCGCGGCGCCTCGCCATCGCCGTGCTCGCCTGCGCCTGCGTGCTGTGGTTCGGCACGGCGTGGGCGCAACTGATCGCGATCGCGATGGGCGCGGTGCTCGGCGGCCTGCTGTGCGGTCGCGTCGCGCTGCGGGCGTCGCCGTCGACGCTGCCGGTGCGCTACGGGCGCAGCGTCGCGCTGGCGTTGCTGGCGGTGTTCGCCTGCGGGCTGGTCGCGGCGCTGGCCTGGCCGTCGCAGGCGCCGACGGCGGGGGCGATGGCGGCCGCGTTCTATCGCGCC from Lysobacter auxotrophicus encodes the following:
- the chrA gene encoding chromate efflux transporter — translated: MFRAFLRLGLVSFGGPIAHLGYFREEFVVRRRWLDDERYAQLLAICQFLPGPASSQMGFAIGLLRAGWRGALAAFVGFTLPSALLMFGFASVSARLDRGLGAAVVHGLKLVAVAVVAHGLLGMARQMTPDARRLAIAVLACACVLWFGTAWAQLIAIAMGAVLGGLLCGRVALRASPSTLPVRYGRSVALALLAVFACGLVAALAWPSQAPTAGAMAAAFYRAGALVFGGGHVVLPLLQEALVESGWIPSATFLAGYGAAQAVPGPMFSIAAYLGAVVPTGWPSAAFACVAVLAVFAPGFLLLAATLPFWQRVQAMRGAGPMLAGVNAAVVGLLAAAFYDPVWTQGIASWRDVLVVIVAFALLLRLRAGALWVVAWCVGASVVLSL